The window GCCACCTCCACTTCTTGCATTTTCATCGGGACACCGAGACGCATGAACTCTTCAACCGGTAACGGCGCGGTCCGGCTTTCCGAGGCGTCGAGGTTGACCGCAAACCGCGCAAGAGGCTGCTGCGAAGTCACCGTGTAAATGCCGGGCAGCTCCGTCTGAACGAACCTGGCTTCGCCAATGGCAAGCCTGACCTCCGAACCGTCCGGTTTGCGAACGATCAACGGCTGCGCGGATTTCAACGGCGCGAGGTCCACTTCATCGCCGACATGGTATTGCGCAAGTTTCGACCGGACGCCGCCGGACAGTTCGAGCATGGAATAGAGGAGCGGAACAAATTTCGACGATAGCGCAAGCTGGCTGTCGGAAGGCTGCCACCCGGACGCGAGCACGAACAGACGCCCCTTGTCCGCGAGGATTTCCACGAGGGCGGCGTCTCCGTTGTCGAACCGCGCCACGGTGCGCGCGCGCGAAAGTTGCCCCGTGTCCAGACGGCGGTGTTTCCAAAAATGGATTTTGGTGAAGTCGCTGAACCGCGGGTCCGCAAACGGCGCGAACAACGGGTCCTCGAAATCAATCTGACCGAACATCGCGTAACCCGACGCCTGCGCTTCGCTGCACGAGATGCTCGCTCCCGCCAGCTCGCTGAGGGCTTCACCCTCTCGCGCGTCCCGCATGACGACCAGGACGGTGACCCCGTCATGAAGCATCTTTTTCACGATCTCAAGTTGCGCACGAGGAAGTGAACCGGTGACGATCACGAAAGTTACACCCGCCGCATCGCTCGCCGCCAGCGGTAATTTGGCGGAAAGCGCGACAACGCCGACCACCTGCCGGCGCGTCTGCTGAAAGGCGCGCTTCACGTAGTAAAGCATCTGGGCGGGGTCATTCTCCGCGTCGTCGCCCAGAAACAATACGTTCACGCGCTCGGGCTTCGGTTGGACCAGATAGAGCGCGTTGTCGAAATCGTCATCGTCGCCGGTGAGGGTAAGCCGGTCCGCCGCCGCGTTCGTCGACAAAGCCGGCTCCGGAACGATACGACTTTGTCCGGGCGGAACATAAACGTCCAGCGGTGCGGCGCCGGTCACGCCCTCCCACCGAATCTGAAATTGCTCGCGCCGGGAACCGGAAGCGTTCAAGACGCGAACCCGTACGCCGGGATCGGCAGCCTGCGCACTGTCCTCGGCATCCACGACCCATTGCAAGCCGGCGTTCGTAGGGAGCGCGGCCTTGACCGGTTCAATGCTCACCTCGATTCCGCGCGGCCAATCGTAGCCCTGTAAACCGTCCAGCCGGCTGCCCTCCTGCAAGTCCGTGATGAGGACAATCCGCCGAACGCTGGCGGTCCGGCCCTGCGGGTCGGTGTCGGCGAAAAACTCGGCGGCAGTGAGCAGCGCGCTGCCCAGGTGTGTCGAGGCCCAACCCGGTTTGAGTCCAGCGAGTTGTTTCCCTGTCAGCGCGGCGCGCTCGCCCGCATTCATCGCCGTCCACTGGTCAAAGCCGGCCAGCAAACGCGCTCGTTGATCGAATGTGAAGACGGCGACCTGATCGGCCGGCGACGTATTTCGCAGGATTTCCTCCGCTTTGGCGAGCGCCAATGACCAAAGATTCTGCCGCCGCATGCTGGCGCTCGTGTCCACGAGCAGGACAATTTTCTGCCCCGCGGCGGCCTGCGGATCGTTGACCATCGGCTTTTGAAAAAATGGCCGGGCAAAACCCAGCGCCAGGAAGCAAAGGACCAGACATCGCAGGAAAAGCAGAAAAATGTTTTCCAACCGATTGCGCCGTGTCAGTCGCGGCAGCGTGGGCTGAAGAAACATCAGCGAGCTGAAGGTCATCTTCTCCTTGCTCGTCCGCCGGATGAGGTGGAAAACAACCGGCAGCGCGACCGCCAGCGCTCCGAGCAAAAAAGCTGGCGCCAGGAAGCTCATGCGACCCTTTGCGCAGGCATCCGCGCCGGCCGAGTCCACTTGGAGGTCGGTTCATGCATATCGCCGGAACTTGACTGTTCCTTTCCCCCTCTGCATCCGCTCGCGCAGAAAATCAAACAGCGCCAGTTCCAGAGGCCGGTCGGTGGCAAAATCTCGATAGCCAACCCCGAGCTTCCGGCACACGGAACGCACGGCCTCGATGTGGGCGTTCAGCTTGTTCAAATAATCCTTCCGCGCCGTCGCGGGGTCTATGAACAGGTCCCGGCCGGATTCGATGTCGTGGAACATGATTGGCGTGTCAAAGTTGAAGTTGAGTTCGGTCGGATCAAAAATGTTGAACAACAGGAGTTCGTGACCGCACGCCGCGAGCGAGCCGAGGTTCTTTTCCAAAGTTTCAACGGGCGCCAGCAGATCGGAAATCAACACCATCAGCGCGCGCTTTTTGACGACTTCGACGACGCGCCGCAGCGGCGCCGACAGGTCGGTGGCTTTTCCGCCCGCCGGCTGCTCCAGTCGCAGCATGAGATGCCGCAAATGACCCGTGCGATGCCGCGCGGGCAGGTACTCGCGGATTTGCTCATCGAACGTCATCAACCCGACAGCGTCCCCCTGCTGGTGAAGAAAGTAGGCGAGCGTGGCGGCCAGCGTGTTCGCATATTGCGCCTTGGTGTAACCCAGCGAGCCGTAGGTCATCGAACGGCTGTTGTCCACAAGCAACTGGCAGCGCAGGTTCGTTTCGTCCTCGAACTTTTTGATGAAGAACCGGTCCGTGCGCGCGTAGAGCCGCCAGTCGAGATAGCGCGGGTCGTCTCCCGGCGAATACTGGCGGTACTCGGTGAACTCGACAGAGAATCCGTGATAGGGACTGCGATGTAATCCGTGCCAGAAGCCTTCAACGACGACCCGCGCGCGCAACTCCAGATTCCTGATCGCCATCAGGGTTTGCGGATCGATGAGCGGACCTGCGACGCGAGGGGCGGTCGGGGTGACGAACCTTGATTGGGCCATCCGCGCGTTCATATGCGTCGCTCACTTCACTTCTTCGCGGCAACGGGCTTGTTGACGGAATCCAGCAATCGCCCGATTACATTTTCCACCGTCACACCCTCCGCCTCGTCGCGGTAATTGAGCAGGATGCGATGGCGCAAGGTCGCCTGCGCGAGCGCCTGAATATCCTCGACAATCACGTGCGCCCTGCCGCGGAGCAGCGCCCGGACTTTGGCGCCAAGCACGAGGTATTGCCCGGCGCGCAGGCCGGCGCCCCAACTGACCCATTCGTTCACGAAGTCCGGCGCGCCGGCCTGATGCGGTCGTGACGACGCCGCCAGCCGCACGGCGTAACGGACCAAATCCTCCGCGACCGGCACTTTTCGGACGATCTCATGGAAGCGGCGCACGTCGTCGCCCGTGAACAGGGGATTGATGGGTTCCGCATTGCGCGCGGTGGTCTGCGCCACGACCGCGACCTCCTCGTCCTCGGGCAGGTAGGAGATCACGACGTTGAACATGAAGCGGTCGAGCTGCGCCTCGGGCAACGGATAAGTGCCTTCCATTTCGATCGGGTTCTGGGTGGCAAGGACGAAAAACGGCTCCGGAAGGGCGTGGCGCACGCCGGCAGCGGTGACCTGATGTTCCTGCATCGCTTCCAGCAGCGCCGCCTGCGTCTTCGGTGGCGTGCGGTTGATTTCATCCGCCAGGATCATGTTGGCAAACACCGGGCCGGGGACGAAGATCATGCGACGCCCCTCGCCGGACTCTTGGAGGATTTCCGTGCCAGTAATGTCCGCCGGCATGAGGTCCGGTGTGAACTGAATGCGCTGAAATCTAAGGTGAAAAATCTGTGCAATGGATTTGACGAGCAGCGTCTTGGCCAGCCCCGGGGCGCCGGTGATGAGACAATGTCCGCCCGCAAAAAGCGCGATCAACAACTCCTCGATGACCTCTTTCTGGCCGACGATGACCTTGGCCAGTTCCGTCTGGATCTGCGCCCGGCCGGTTGTGATTTGTTCCACGACCTGCTTTTCAGCCGCAATCGATTCCGACATTTGTTCCATATTTCCTTTCAACAAATTTCCATCAGGGCGAATTCCGCCTGCAAATCTCCACCATCGGACGTTCCACGCAAGCTTAATGCGTCATCGTATAGAAAATGACGTTGATGGCGAGCGGATAGGCGATCTTCTCCGAGAAGTTTTCGAAATAATAATGATTGTCGCCTTCCCATTCCCAGCCATCGCCGTTGTCGGTGTTGTGCGTGACGAATACCATGATCCGGCCCCTGTCATCGAAAATGGCCTTGTGATGAACGGTGCGCACGTCGCCGTCGTGGTAGGGTTCCCAGGTCATGCCTCCGTTCGACTGGCTGGCGGTGCCCAGTTCGACGTTTGGAATCTGTGATTTGGATTTGATGTCGAAAACGCAATGATACAGAGGGTGGTCAAGCGGCATTTCCACGAAACTGCGGTCGGGGAACACCCGTTTGAGCACCTGCTCCATGTTCGACCACTCGCTATCCCCCCAGAAGTCGTCCAGCCAGAGAAATCCGCCGTTCAGCAGATATTTTCGCAACGCGGCGATCTCCTCGTCGTCGAGATAAAGGCTGCCCGGTTCCACCATGTAGATGAAAGGTTGGCCGGTCAGGTCCTCGTCGGTGAGTCTTAAAAAAAGCCCATCCGGACTAACCGCGAGCGAAGTCACCTGTCGCAGACGGTAGGAAAGGTTCAGATCGCTGTCCGGCGCGTCCGTGTCCCAGGAACCGCCATGACTGCCTGGCTCCCGGTCGCGTTTGATACGGACAAAAGTGAACACGTCGCTTGCGAAACCCGGCACGTTGGTCCAGGTGGGGGTTTCTCCGCCATGCTGGCCGACTTCGCGCGGTGTCCGGTATTCCTCGTAATATCCCCGCCGGAAGCCCCGCCCGCCGTTGCCGCGTCGAAACCCGCGCTGCGCAAGGGCAATTCCGAACGCCAGCGTGAAGACAACTGTTGCGAACGCCAGCTTCTTCATCGGATATTTCCCAGCGCGATCATTTATTTCTTTATGATGGGCCGAACCGCAATTCGGTTTCTGAAATGGTCACCACCCGCCGCGTCAGATGAAAAGGCCTCAGTGCGTCATCAGGTAAAAGATGATGTTGATGCCGACTGGATAGGCCCGTTTTTCGGAAAACTCGTGAAAAAAGCCGTCATCCTCGCCTTCTCGTTCCCAACCGTCGCCGTTGTCACAGTTGTGCGTCGCGATGACCATGATGCGGCCCTTGTCGTCGAAGATGGCGCGTACGTGCATCTCGCGGCACTGCTCGCCGTCATGGGTTTCCCAGGTCACGCCGTAAAACCCGCTATTCGGACTCAGGCTCCATATTCCTTGACGGATGTTAGGTGTCTGCAATTTGTTCTTCGCCACCTTCAGGTCGAACACGCAGTGAAAGATCGGATGCTCCATCGGCAACTCGACAAATTCGCGTCCGGGCAGGACGCGCTTGATTTCGCGATGAAACACCTCCCATTGTCGCTCGCCCCAAAAATCATCCGCCATGAGCACGCCACCATTGAGAAGGTATTTCCGGAGGATTGGAACCTCTTCGTCTCTTAACAGCAGGCTGCCCGGCTCGACCATATAAATCCACGGATAGTTGAAAAGATCGGGATCAGTCAGGTCCAGCACGCGTCCGTTCGGATCCACTTTTAGAGATGTCATTTGCTGGACTCGAAACGAGAGGTTCAAGTCGCTGTCCGGAAAATCGGTCCACCACGTCCCCGCCGAATAGGAGCTGGAGTGATCTTCGTCCCGCCGGATTCGCGCAAAAGTGAATACGTCCTTCTCGAAGCCGACTGCATTCGTCCAGTTCGCCGGAGGAGTGCTATGCCAGGGTACTTCCCGCGCGGTACGACAAGTTTCGTATTCTGGATAATATCTCTCGCCGCCGCCCCACCCGCCCCGCCAACGTTGCGCCAGGCATAATCCGGCTAGCAGCGGGAAAATCAGAAGGAACAGCAACGACTTCTTCATGGCTTGTTCTCCGCCGCAACCGCGGGCTCGCTCTTCTTTGCGCCCTGTGTTCCGGCTTCAATCTCCAGCAGTAAGTGGTGCGCTTCGCGGAATCGGGGCGCTTCTTCCAGCGCCTGCAACACGTGCCGTTTCGCCGCCGGATCACCGGTCTTGCGGAGCAGCCGCGCCAGGCGGAAGTGCACTTCGGCCGGATCGGGCGGATCGAGGAGAAGCAGTTTTTGGTACGCCTGAATGGCGGCACCGGTCCTGCCCAATTCCTCACTCGCACGCGCGAGATGGCGATACGGCTGTGGGAGCAACGGGTTGACGGCCAGAAAACGCTCGGCATTTTGCACGACCGACGGCCAGTCGCCGGCCGCTTCGCCCAGCACCATCAATCGCGAAAACGCGTCGGTGGCGTCAGCGTCGAGGGAGGCCAGTTTCGACAACACTTCGCGCTCTTCATTGGTCTCGTTCAATCCCCGATGCGCCGCGGCCATGAGGGCGTAGCCATTGTTGGCGTCGGCGCAATCCGGATATTCGTCGATCAACTTTTTCAACGGCACCTTGGCTTCCATCCATTTCTTCTCCGCCACAAGTCGCCGCGCAAAATCCGTCAGCACCCAGAAATTCGTGGGATATTTGTCAACCAGATCGGCGAGCGACTCGGCGCTGCTGTCCGGGTTGACCGGCTTGAACTTCTTGAAATCCAGACCGGGCGCGAGATGTTGGGCCCGGTCACGTGCAAAGGCGGCAAAGTCCTTTTCAAATTCGCCCATCGGCTCGGTGTGCGCGGCAATGGCCTGATTGATGTCCGCGTCTTCACCAAGGTCGTGGAGAATTTGCTTGAGGCTTTCAAAGCCAAATCGTTGGACGAGAAACTCCACGACCAGCGAAGATTCGTAATAGGCGAATTGCAGGTGCAGATCGCTCTTCGGCGAGAGAAAGGCCGCGCTCAATTTGCTGACCGGCGTCAGGTCGTCGCCCAGCACCATTTCACGGTAGCGCGGGCTCATCACCTGCCCCCAAGTCGGGTTCGCCTGTTTCTCCTCATAAACCGAAATGCCTTCGCTGAGCCAGCGCGGCATTTTGTTGTGGGTCAGGCCCAGCGTGATGACGTGACAGAATTCATGCCAGAGCACGGCCTGCCAGTTCGCCGGGTGCGACGTCTGCGACGCCGGGCTGTTGGCGGTGACGACGTGCCCAAAGCACACGCCCAGAAAACCCGGGTTGTCCGGCATCCCAAAGGTGCGAACCGCGAAGTCCTTTTGTTCGGGAAAAATCTCGACCGCCGTCGGCTGGTCCAGTTCCAGCCCGTACTTGTCCGAGAGGCGGTCTTTCGCGCGTTGGAGCAGGTCCCGGACGCGGTCGCCGTAAATCGCCGCCTCGTGGCCGCTCATCCGGACGACGAAGTCGCGGTTGGTCACGGTCTGGAACTTCGCAAAGGTTTCGCGCAGCGTCACCAGATTGTAAGCCGTGACATCGTAGCCGTCGCGTTGATGCACTTCATCCGCGAGCTCCCAGCCTTCCTCCTCCTGGCCCAGTCGAAGCAAATCCTGCGCTAACTGAATCTTCGCCGGCAGATAGCCGGCATCGTATTTCAGCGCCCTGCGTTGACAGGCGGAGCCTTCCGCAAAACGATATTTTTGCGACAGTTTTTTTCCGATCAGGTGATCCACGCGGGGATTGGTCGGCCAGAATTTCATCGCCTTCGCGCGCGCCTCACTTTCGCCGTTCGTGTCGTGGCGCAAATGTGCCAGCACGGCCCGGTAAGCCCAGGCGTCCGGCTGCCAGGGGTTCACCGCCAGTGCGCGATCGAGGGTTTCTCCGGCGGTGTCGTAATCCTCGGCGTCAATCGCGTGGTCGGCAAGCAGCAGCATGGCCGGAACGTGATGCTCGTTGCGACTCAGCGTGGCTTCGAGCGACTTGAGCATCAGCGGACGCGCGCTTGGCGCGTAGGCCATCGCCAGACCAAAGTGCATGTCCGGATCATCGGGAAACTTCTTGAGCGCTTCACCGAAGATTTTCGCCGCCAGTGCATAGTCCTCCTTGTCGAGCGCCAGATCACCACTGGCAAGATAAGCGTCGCGCAGATTGGGGTCGGCCTTCTTCGCCTGATCAAAAAAGTTTTCAAGAACGAGCTTCGGTTCCGCCCCAAGCAGCAGCGCCGCCTTCCCCAACGCGACGAGGTTCGCCGGATCGCGGTACATCCACCGGCTCGAACCGCCCCGGTCATTGATTTCGTCCAGCAGCCGTCGCGCCTCGTCTGGTTTTCCATTGGCGTTGAAAACATCGCAGCCGACCAGACGCAGGCGGATCTCGGAGCGGTAACGCGGGAGCGCATTCGTCAAGGCGGCCTCCGCCTCGGGATAACGCCCTGTGGCCAGCAACGACTCCATCAACAAAATCTGCCACTCCTCGTCCCGCTCCTTGGGTGCCGCCTCTTCGGCCACGCGGATGCACTCCGAATAGTTGCCCGTGATGAACCATTTCCGGCAGTCCTCCAGGTCAGCGCCGCGTGCCGAGGGCAAGCCGAGCAGAAGACAGCCTGCCGCGAACCCGAGGACGAATTTCATCCCCGTGAGAGGCGTTTCGCGGCAGTGCATGTTGACATCTACGCCAAGCTGTTGACTCTCGCAAGCCCGGTGAGGTTTCGAGGAAGAAAAATTCATCCGCGACCGTCAAATCGCGCGACAGGCAATTCTGCGGACGGGTGGATCAGGCCTTTCCCGTCGGGATGAATTACTCCACCGGCTCGGTTTCAAGGAATCCCTGGAGCTGGCGGATGCGCGTTGGATGGCGCATCTTGCGCAGCGCCTTGGCCTCGATCTGGCGGATGCGCTCGCGCGTGACCTTGAACTGTTTGCCGACCTCCTCGAGCGTGCGGGAATAGCCGTCACCCAGCCCGAAGCGAAGTTCGAGAACCTTTCGTTCACGCTCGGTCAAGGTCTCCAGCACGTCGCTCAATTTATCCTTGAGCAGACTGTAACTGGTCATATCCGACGGGTTTTCCGCGGATTTGTCCTCGATGAAATCGCCGAAATTCGTGTCTTCACTGTCGCCGACCGGCGATTGGAGCGAGATCGGCTGTTGAGCCATCTTGAGCACGGCCCGTACGCGCTCGACGGGCATCTGCATTTCGTCGGCGATCTCCTCCGGCGTGGCCTCGCGACCGAAGTCCTGCACGAGTTGTTTTTGCACGCGCATCAACTTGTTGATCGTCTCTATCATGTGCACCGGGATGCGGATGGTGCGCGCCTGGTCGGCGATGGACCGGGTAATGGCCTGGCGGATCCACCAGGTTGCATAGGTTGAAAACTTGTAACCGCGGCGGTACTCGAATTTTTCCACCGCTTTCATGAGGCCCATGTTGCCTTCCTGGATCAGGTCGAGAAAGGAAAGGCCGCGGTTGGTGTATTTCTTCGCGATGGAAATGACAAGGCGCAGATTGGCTTCGACCATCTCGGTTTTCGCCTGCAACGCCTTTCTGGCAAAATGTTGCAGTCGCTGGTAGGCCTTGAGGTACTCCTCGCAGGGCAGGCGGACAAACTCCTCCAGTGCCTTGATCTTTTTTTGCTCCGACTGAATGACCGACTGCTGCTGGCTTGATTTCCTCTGGTTCTCAAAGTCCTGGATCGTCCGCTGGCTCAACTGGATTTTGTCATGAATGTTGTCGGCCACCAGCGCCATTTCTTCGATGACCTTCTGCTTGTAGTAAAACTTGTGAAATGTCCGTTGAAGCCGTTCGTCGAGTTTTCTGAATTCCTTGAAAAGTTTGTCACGCTTCGCCTTGCTCGGCCCCCCCTGCCAGACGCCGTATCTGTCGTCCACCGACTGGTCAATGCCGCGGACCTCTTTGACCAGCTTGCGCAACGCGCGCAGATGGTTGTCACGGCTTTCGATTTTTTTATCAAGGATGACTCGGTCGAAGCGCTCCTTGGGCGGCTCGGATATCAGCTTCTCCGCCAGCGCGATGTGCTCCTTGCCTGCAAAACCGAAACCGTAAATGATTTTTTTGACCTCATTTTCCGCATCCTCGATCCGTTTGGAAATCTCGACTTCCTGTTCCCGCGTCAGCAACGGCACCTGGCCCATCTGCTTCAGATACATCCGGACCGGATCATCCAGGATGTCCAGCCGGCCCTTCTCCTCCTCCTCCTCGGGTTCGGGCTGCTTGACGCGGTCCACCTCGGCCTGGTCCACGATTTCCACCTCGAGATTCCGCAGTTTGATGTAAATCTCGTCCAGCTCCTCGGCCGAAATCATCGTGTCCGGGAGCGCGTCGTTGATGTCGTTGTAGGTCAGGTAGCCCTGCTCCTGCGCCAGCCGGACGAGTTCCTTGATCTTCTCCGTAAGATCGACCCCCGCCTGACTCTTGATGATGCCGATCGCCTGCTCCGCGACGCTTGCTGGAAGACCGGCCGGGCGCGGTTGGCCGTTTGTGCTCAGTTTTTTGGATGTCCCGGAGGCGGAAAGAGGAGTCGTCGGTGCGGAAACGCCGTGGCCTTTATGCGAAGTCTTGTCTGCCGATGGCTTGGTGGTTTTGGAAACTGATTTGCCGGATTTTTTCGCGCCGGGTTTGGAGACAATCTTGCGTGCTTTCAATTTGACCATAGCGTTAAGTCCAGAACGACGAACTGAGTAACGAAAAGGCCGGGAAATATGTTTGCTGAACCAGACTACGTCAAGCAGGGAAAAGCATTTTTCAGTTCCACTTTCGTCGTCGGACCAGTTCCCGGCGCCGAGTTAAAAACTTCACGTGCCGCTCGAAGTTCCATGCGCGTGCGCCACGAATTTCGCGAAGAAATCATCGCCGCGTTTGCCGTTGAAAAACGCTTGTGAAAAAAATCACTAATTCACTTGCCTCACTTTTCCCGCGTGTTTAGGTTGCCATCAACGCGGCGCAACCCGCTCCCGCTCATGCAAACGAGCACCGAATTCGGCTACAACTCGAAGATCGAAGGTGACGTAATCCATACTCGTCTTGACGCCGCCCTGAACTGGTTCCGCAAGAATTCCCTCTGGCCCATGCCGATGGGGCTGGCGTGTTGTGCCATTGAATTAATGGCCTCGGGCGCCAGCCGGTTCGATATCTCCCGGTTCGGATCGGAAGTCATGCGCTTTTCGCCGCGCCAGTCTGACGTGATGATTGTCGCCGGCACGGTCACCTACAAGATGGCTCTGGCGGTAAAACGGATTTACGACCAGATGCCTGAACCGAAATGGGTCATCGGCATGGGCGCCTGCGCCTCCACCGGCGGCATGTACCGCAGCTACGCCGTGCTGCAGGGTGTGGATAACATCATCCCGGTGGACGTTTACGTGGCAGGTTGCCCACCCCGGCCGGAAGCCCTTTTGGACGCCTTGCTCAAATTGCAGGGCAAAGTCGCCAAAGAACCGTTTGCCGGAAGCGCGGCAGCATAGAAGTCCGCGCCGAGTCCGCTACCAGGATTTCATATTTGCAATTCATTTCAATGGCCGCTTTGGAACTCGCTCAAAAGCTGAAAGCCCAATTTGGTGACTTGTTGTCCGGACCGTTCGAGTTCCGGCATGAATCGACGTTGAAACTGCGCGACGCGGAAAAAATCGCCGATGTTTGTGCCTTCGCGAAGAAAGAACTCGGCTTCGACTACCTGGTGGACATCAGCAGCGTGGACAACTACGGCGACGACCCGCGGTTCACGGTTGCTTATGAACTTTACGGCTACGGACATCACTGCCACCTGCGGCTCAAGACAACTGTGAGCGAGGAAAAGTCCGGGTTGCCCACGGTCACGTCCGTCTGGAAGACGGCCGACTGGCACGAGCGGGAAATCTACGACATGATGGGCATTCGCTTTCGCGGCCACCCTGATCTGCGCCGCATACTGATGTGGGAAGGTTATCCTTATTTTCCGCTGCGCAAAGATTTTCCGCTGGCCGGCAAGCCGAGCGAACTGCCGGAAGTGGCTTTTTCCAAACCTGCGCCGCTCGAAGGCGGGCCGTTTGTGACGATCCCCGGCGGCAAAGACACGATTGCCCGAGAGCCGCGCGTGCGGACGCCTGAGAACTGATTTCATGACCGCACCAGAACACAGAAATTTCAAAGGGTGGGAGCACCGGACTTCAGTCCACTTCGCAGAACGTTTATTTGGAGCGCTCATGGGATGCGTTGTGCGATTGGTTCCGCGAGCGTTGCTGGCTGAAAGCCCGCGCTCTTTTGCGTTCTCCAATTCTTTCGAAGCCAGATAATTCAAATGCCTGAAGTTCAAGAAATCGAGATTCACGACTCCGCCGGCCAGGCCGAAGTTGCAGCGAAAGCTTTGTCGCGTGCGAGCGAGGAGGATTTGCAGGACATGCAGGGCGAAAAGATGGTCCTGAACATGGGACCGTCGCACCCCTCCACGCACGGCGTGTTGCGCATCGTCCTCGAACTCGACGGCGAAATCATCACGAAGGCCCAGCCCGACGTGGGCTATCTGCATCGTGGTGACGAAAAAATCGCCGAGAACATGACCTACACCCAGTTTATCCCTTACACGGATCGGCTGGATTACCTCGCGCCGTTGGCCAACAACGTTGCCTACGCGCTAGCCGTCGAGAAGTTAATGGGTATTGAAGAGCAACTGCCGCCGCGCTGCCAGTACATCCGCGTCATCTGCTGCGAACTCGCGCGCATCTCCGCGCATCTGCTCGGACTCGGCGCCTTCGCGATGGATGTCGGCGCGCTGACGGTCTTCATGTTCACGTTCACCGAGCGCGAAAAGATTTACAACTTGATCGAAGCCTTGACCGGTGCGCGGTTTACCACCAGTTACACGCGCATCGGCGGGCTGTCCCGTGACCTCCCACAAGGCTGGGCTGCTCAATGCCGCAAGTTCTTGAACGACGTCGTCCTCAATTTCGACGAATCTGAAAAGCTGCTGACCCGCAACCGCATCTTCGTGGACCGGACGAAAGATATCGGCGTGATCCCGAAGGACGTGGCCATTGACTACGGCCTCACCGGACCCAATCTGCGCGGTAGCGGCGTCGAGCACGATCTGCGCAAGGCGCATCCGTACCTCGTTTACGACCAGTTAC of the Candidatus Angelobacter sp. genome contains:
- a CDS encoding BatA domain-containing protein — its product is MSFLAPAFLLGALAVALPVVFHLIRRTSKEKMTFSSLMFLQPTLPRLTRRNRLENIFLLFLRCLVLCFLALGFARPFFQKPMVNDPQAAAGQKIVLLVDTSASMRRQNLWSLALAKAEEILRNTSPADQVAVFTFDQRARLLAGFDQWTAMNAGERAALTGKQLAGLKPGWASTHLGSALLTAAEFFADTDPQGRTASVRRIVLITDLQEGSRLDGLQGYDWPRGIEVSIEPVKAALPTNAGLQWVVDAEDSAQAADPGVRVRVLNASGSRREQFQIRWEGVTGAAPLDVYVPPGQSRIVPEPALSTNAAADRLTLTGDDDDFDNALYLVQPKPERVNVLFLGDDAENDPAQMLYYVKRAFQQTRRQVVGVVALSAKLPLAASDAAGVTFVIVTGSLPRAQLEIVKKMLHDGVTVLVVMRDAREGEALSELAGASISCSEAQASGYAMFGQIDFEDPLFAPFADPRFSDFTKIHFWKHRRLDTGQLSRARTVARFDNGDAALVEILADKGRLFVLASGWQPSDSQLALSSKFVPLLYSMLELSGGVRSKLAQYHVGDEVDLAPLKSAQPLIVRKPDGSEVRLAIGEARFVQTELPGIYTVTSQQPLARFAVNLDASESRTAPLPVEEFMRLGVPMKMQEVEVAKQADQKRRLHNAELENQQKLWRWLIVASLVVLLMETCLAGWLTRRATNEAAI
- a CDS encoding DUF58 domain-containing protein, producing the protein MAQSRFVTPTAPRVAGPLIDPQTLMAIRNLELRARVVVEGFWHGLHRSPYHGFSVEFTEYRQYSPGDDPRYLDWRLYARTDRFFIKKFEDETNLRCQLLVDNSRSMTYGSLGYTKAQYANTLAATLAYFLHQQGDAVGLMTFDEQIREYLPARHRTGHLRHLMLRLEQPAGGKATDLSAPLRRVVEVVKKRALMVLISDLLAPVETLEKNLGSLAACGHELLLFNIFDPTELNFNFDTPIMFHDIESGRDLFIDPATARKDYLNKLNAHIEAVRSVCRKLGVGYRDFATDRPLELALFDFLRERMQRGKGTVKFRRYA
- a CDS encoding AAA family ATPase — encoded protein: MEQMSESIAAEKQVVEQITTGRAQIQTELAKVIVGQKEVIEELLIALFAGGHCLITGAPGLAKTLLVKSIAQIFHLRFQRIQFTPDLMPADITGTEILQESGEGRRMIFVPGPVFANMILADEINRTPPKTQAALLEAMQEHQVTAAGVRHALPEPFFVLATQNPIEMEGTYPLPEAQLDRFMFNVVISYLPEDEEVAVVAQTTARNAEPINPLFTGDDVRRFHEIVRKVPVAEDLVRYAVRLAASSRPHQAGAPDFVNEWVSWGAGLRAGQYLVLGAKVRALLRGRAHVIVEDIQALAQATLRHRILLNYRDEAEGVTVENVIGRLLDSVNKPVAAKK
- a CDS encoding DUF4159 domain-containing protein, with translation MKKLAFATVVFTLAFGIALAQRGFRRGNGGRGFRRGYYEEYRTPREVGQHGGETPTWTNVPGFASDVFTFVRIKRDREPGSHGGSWDTDAPDSDLNLSYRLRQVTSLAVSPDGLFLRLTDEDLTGQPFIYMVEPGSLYLDDEEIAALRKYLLNGGFLWLDDFWGDSEWSNMEQVLKRVFPDRSFVEMPLDHPLYHCVFDIKSKSQIPNVELGTASQSNGGMTWEPYHDGDVRTVHHKAIFDDRGRIMVFVTHNTDNGDGWEWEGDNHYYFENFSEKIAYPLAINVIFYTMTH
- a CDS encoding DUF4159 domain-containing protein codes for the protein MKKSLLFLLIFPLLAGLCLAQRWRGGWGGGERYYPEYETCRTAREVPWHSTPPANWTNAVGFEKDVFTFARIRRDEDHSSSYSAGTWWTDFPDSDLNLSFRVQQMTSLKVDPNGRVLDLTDPDLFNYPWIYMVEPGSLLLRDEEVPILRKYLLNGGVLMADDFWGERQWEVFHREIKRVLPGREFVELPMEHPIFHCVFDLKVAKNKLQTPNIRQGIWSLSPNSGFYGVTWETHDGEQCREMHVRAIFDDKGRIMVIATHNCDNGDGWEREGEDDGFFHEFSEKRAYPVGINIIFYLMTH
- a CDS encoding tetratricopeptide repeat protein, whose translation is MKFVLGFAAGCLLLGLPSARGADLEDCRKWFITGNYSECIRVAEEAAPKERDEEWQILLMESLLATGRYPEAEAALTNALPRYRSEIRLRLVGCDVFNANGKPDEARRLLDEINDRGGSSRWMYRDPANLVALGKAALLLGAEPKLVLENFFDQAKKADPNLRDAYLASGDLALDKEDYALAAKIFGEALKKFPDDPDMHFGLAMAYAPSARPLMLKSLEATLSRNEHHVPAMLLLADHAIDAEDYDTAGETLDRALAVNPWQPDAWAYRAVLAHLRHDTNGESEARAKAMKFWPTNPRVDHLIGKKLSQKYRFAEGSACQRRALKYDAGYLPAKIQLAQDLLRLGQEEEGWELADEVHQRDGYDVTAYNLVTLRETFAKFQTVTNRDFVVRMSGHEAAIYGDRVRDLLQRAKDRLSDKYGLELDQPTAVEIFPEQKDFAVRTFGMPDNPGFLGVCFGHVVTANSPASQTSHPANWQAVLWHEFCHVITLGLTHNKMPRWLSEGISVYEEKQANPTWGQVMSPRYREMVLGDDLTPVSKLSAAFLSPKSDLHLQFAYYESSLVVEFLVQRFGFESLKQILHDLGEDADINQAIAAHTEPMGEFEKDFAAFARDRAQHLAPGLDFKKFKPVNPDSSAESLADLVDKYPTNFWVLTDFARRLVAEKKWMEAKVPLKKLIDEYPDCADANNGYALMAAAHRGLNETNEEREVLSKLASLDADATDAFSRLMVLGEAAGDWPSVVQNAERFLAVNPLLPQPYRHLARASEELGRTGAAIQAYQKLLLLDPPDPAEVHFRLARLLRKTGDPAAKRHVLQALEEAPRFREAHHLLLEIEAGTQGAKKSEPAVAAENKP